CTGTGATGGAAAAAATGGATATTAGCATTCTAGAGGAAGTTTGCAGCCAGCCGGAGTTCCTGCTCAATCTTACCGAGAGGTTACTGTCTTTCCCAAGAGCGTCCCCAAAAGCTAAAATCCATGTCTCTTATTAGGGCTCATCTGTCTTCATATTAGTCTTGAGAACTCCAAAACTATTAACCATTAAGGTTCCTTCTGTAACTAAAACTACCAACCATTAAGGTTCCTTTTGTAACCATGATTGTCAAATCTAACCTTGTCCCCTGCACTAGTTGCATGGTGGACAATtgcacaatgatgtatatgctaATTCGGGATGCCTCATCTTCAAGCGAAATGCACCATATGTACAAATGTGGAGAATGTGTGCAGGATATAGGACAGCCCCCATGTGAATATTCCTTTGCGCGAACACAACCTGTGATATTTATCATGTGGTCCTAACTTGCAAAGAAACTGTTGGTTAGAAAAATGATattcaatggtctacattcaagctGCATGCATCGCTTACCTGATCAGCGGGTGGTTCTGATCTTTTGGGAGCAGCATGTTTGTTGGGGGAACATATTATGAAGTCCCAAATCCTGTACACGTGCTCTGCCTAAGCATAGTATGAAGATGAGGCATTTGGAACTAGCATCTCTTCAACAAATTGATTATAGTATTGTTGCCTTTATATGTGAATTTCTATTGGGGATAGTATCAAATTGCAGGGACGATTTTGTTGAGTCTACATGCCAATAATGCTTTACATTGGCtgagccatgcatcaggtgggctccaatgTAACTCTGCCCAGAGATCAGGCCTTGATTCTTGTCAAACATGCTCCTTGTGTATGAAAACAACGGTTAGCCAACCTTCTTCTGTATGTAATTCCTTCTAATCCATTAATCTCTTACAGCCCCATGAATCATCTATCGATGGGACATGGAAGCTTCAACATTAATTTTGAGGGCTTGGCCTGTTGTCTAACAGCAACAAGGGCAACAGGTCTTTTTATTGAATACTAGGTTGATGCACTGCCTCCTCATATGGGTCTATTTTGGTTTTCTTCTAACACTGCAGAAGGTTGATGTGGTGGAGATTCATACGCTTGAAAGCATGTAAGGGTTTCCTAAAATGACATGCCTCTCTGCCCCTTTCCGTGTGCATGTGAATCCTATTTTCGTAGGCCGAAAGCTAGGGCTATCTCTCCAGGTGTGTTGTCAGTAGAGGGGGAATATATGTGGGGAGAGTGACTTTCTTTTATCTGCCGAAATTCTTTAGTGAGAGATTCCTTTTACACTGAAAGAGTGGGAGGTAAGCTTTATGCCCTTTATCTCTTGTTTTAGTGGAAGAAATCTCTGTATTGTGGCTCCGTGGACGTAGCTGAATGGCCAAATCACGTAAATCTTTGTATCTCATATcttgtttttctcttttaacttttagattttgatttagctcttttatttttcttttattttattattattattatttatttatttttgtaattttgctTTGCTTGCATTAATCTTCTATGGGTTGCTTTTCTACAAAACAATGCACAACGCTCTTCAATGGctttgtttttagttcatctttGCACAACGCTCCTTACAAGGAATCAATCTGCCAATCAAGCTCAAGGGCCAACCTCTTGAGATTTGTGGCGATTCAAACCCAACAATTAAACTGATCTTATTCGATATCGATCACATACAATCCATTCCGACACATCTACCTATCTTGGTCATTGGGTCATAAtcgttcagtttgaattgaactGCACATTTAATGTTGGCACACCCGTATTAACCACGTGACCGAATTGTGAAATCGAGAAACAACAAGttgctcacaaacatcatggtgggccccaccactgaaAAGTTCATGCGGTTGTCAGCGATCGCAGGCAATCCACCTGCCTCCAaatccacatgatggttggatcgacctgattttgAGTATCCTTTCATGGTGGGATGACCTTCATTGGCAGGTTGCACGTCATACACGCTCCATGGTGGGGTCACCAGCCTCAAGTTTACATTGGGAATGTAATCTCGAAATCACGAAACGTTTTTTGAGCCCGTGCCAACTCCACGAGTGACACTAGAAGGAGAGGTCTACAATAACTGCACGTGGTAAAATCATGGTCAACTTCCCTAACCGTTTGTTTGTATCGTACAAGTGGGACGCAGATTAGCCACTGACAGTGTGAGTAGCCAGATTCCCTACACAGGTCAATAGTCGATGGTTTGAGAGCTAGTCAAATATTACCACaactaagggcacgtgctacaacattcaGACAAACTATGATAACCCTCCACCAGAAACCACGGGTGACAGCTCCCTACATAATCAAGAACACCAttacatgtttttcagatttggACCATAAGAACATTCCATTTAGTCCAATACATAAAATAGTCACTAGATTGATGGTCCATcgtaatcacaatcaatcaagttacatcccaatatggatatatatatgtataagtgGAGTTTTGCACAAATTGATGTAGCAATTTAAATTCATAGGCAattcacaagtatgaaaagataTTTAAGTTCAACATGTAAGTATTCATATCAGATAAATATTGAACATATGATTTGAGGATTAATTCTGATAAATAACAAACATAATCATGAAGATAGAGATATAAATCATCCGTTAAAAATATGAAGGAAAATTATCCTTTAATCCAACATGAAAGCGGAAAGCTTAATGGGAAGAGACATCACCGTTCTAGTCGAATCACCTATAATGTCACTAGAAAGTGTGTACGCCTTTACAGTCGGATCTTATCATGATTTGTGAAATTGTACGGTTAGATTTTGATTTTGCACACTATTTATGATTGAGATTATAATTTAGGGTTTGAATTACTTATATTTAGGGTTTCAATGCAGAATTAGGACATTTGACCTATGGTCTAGATTAATCCTAATAGAActctaatataaaaaaaaatttaggggTTAACTTTTCCAATTATTGAGTTGCCTGAATTCAACCTAACTTAATTCAAATGCAAGACAAGTTCTTGCTTGTTGGAGGATTATTTGAGATCAATCCTAACAACAAGGAATTAGGAATCCTAAAGTCAACAATTCAGCCCTCAATTGATATTTTACCCACACATGTAATGACTTACTTACAAAGTCAATTGGACTCGCGTGTAAACCGATTCCTAATCCCCCTCAACTTGGTGAAGGATTAATCCTAATAACCTAATAAAGGGAGATTTAGGAACTAAAATCAGCAGCCTATGATTTAATTGCAATTAGATTGATGAGATCTTTAGAGAAAGCTTTAAAATTCTACTTAAAGGATTTATCCCAttcaacttgactcggattgGTCCAAATCCTTTGAACAGAGTTAATTAGCTTGATGTTCGAAGTTCCACCACCAACTGCAACCCTTGTCTGGTTGAAGCATATGCCCAGCAACAAGCACTCCATTCAACTCAGCGAATGGGTTAACTCAACATGACTGGATAGCCGACCCAGGCTCCTCTCAACTCCACCTTCTTCCGCCCTTTCTTCATCTCCCTTTGTTGTTTCCCTACTGCACGTCCAGCCCTGTAGGTGGACAGAGGCAGACCCAAAAATATCCTCTAGAGGCTAACTCAGTGGGTCTCACCGAGCTAACTCAGTAACAACCTGACGCAGCCCGATTTCGAACTAAACCTGTACGCTGAAACACTGATCCTACTGAACCTGAGCTCGACTCCTGACCTTGTCTACTGGATGGGGAATGCCCTAGGAATGGGTCGGATTCAACGgttactgagttgactcggctcaacctGAATCCGACTCGGCAACTTTTTATTCCCTtcctttgcttcttcttcttcttccttttcttttcttcttcatcctaCCTTTCTGGAATGTCCAGCCACGCCTCTGTCGCGAACCAGACTCAGACAGAACTCAGCCCAGTCTACCCGATGCGGCAAGAAGCTACCCTCTCCTTtcactttcttctcttcttctccattccTATCTTCTTCTTTGGCTGATCCAACACGAGACGTCAGACCCGATCTGATAGTGAGTCAGAAACCTGGCTCGGTTTTCAACCAAGTCGACTCGGTAACTCGCCCcccacctcctctctctctctctctctctctctctctctctctctcctctcttttccttCATTGTTCTTCcttctgtttctctctctctcactcacggTTCGACCAGAGAGGATCTGGACTTGGCCCACACTCACCgcaactcgaaccgagtcgaatgaCTCAGTGCGGCAACGGATAGACGgtgctctctctttctccctcacttTCTATTTCTGGCAAGTGATTTCCCTAAAAAGGAGTCTTAATTAGGGCTCTATTAGCCTATTACTAGACGCTTTAATCCCAAGCAATCGGTAGATTAGTTACACTCAGCCTGGTGTAACTCGCTATTATCCTTGCTGATGTGTCAGTCGACGTGGCTCGATCTAATTGTATGGCTCTAAATAACTCACAAGGATGATTTTTCGGTGCCATGGGCCAACCGAGATCAACAAATGGGATCCATCACGTGGCGATGGGTTTCTTGGCTCAACGGGGAAGATGACCCAACCATTAATGGCGGGTCACTTCCGAATGGTTGATCATTCAATCCATTGtacctagacggtgtggatttgtcctTAGAacacagtggggtccatgtttTGGATGAGCACAAGGGATCCGATGATATGACGCGAGATTTTCTCGACTCACACGATATGGCTCGAACAATGAGATCTCGTGCGAGATCTCGTACCTTTATAAAAAAAAGGCTTCGAGAAGCCCTAAATCCGACGCACGAGAGGCTTTAAGAACTTTCAGAAGTGGATGTGTGGCTGGGATTGAGCCAGCGCTCGAAACAGcgggatcctctctctctctctctctctctctctctctctctctctctctctctcttataaaaaCATAGTTTCGAATGCTAGGATTCTTTTCAATGAACGGTCAAAATGGATTTGCTAGCTCATTGGGCTAGAAACGGAAGGATCCGTTTTCGGAACTATCCGAGTGATTTGCACCTGATGTGGTGCGCACCCGCGTGTGCATAAGCATGTGAAGATGACAAGGTCTCAGCCGGTTTTACCTGCTGAGCATGATGGATGGTTCCGATCGTTGATCGGGACTCAATCGGTGGGTCCGATTTCAAATCTATTGCCAGCgggaaatgaaggagagagaagaatTCTCTCTTTGTCGGGTTTTGCCGGGTCAACGTCTTGACAAGACGTTTGGTTCGGTGCGCGGCTGGTGCACTCTCCCTGGTGTACACACAACCCTTGTGTAGGGACCACCGAGATGTATTTTCGAAATCCACTCCATACCTTCACTTTAGAGGTCCAAATGAGGCCTTTTACCAAAGATAAGTCAGATACAAagcttaggtgggtcataccaacTGCACCATGATCCTCAAGTGTCGATTACGATGATCCGACCATTGGATAAATTCCAATCCGActatcaacggttaaaaggtcctAACGGGTTATTTTTATGTTCAAGACCTTCATAATATGTTACTTTCCAAATAatgatattaatattaattttattattattactttattataaattattattaatttattttagtttattttatttatgtatgcattttaatcgtgttgtgggtcccacaaggttTTTCTTGGAATATTCAAGCGTAGGATAGTATTGGTCGGATCTACACACATAGCCCGTGATGCTTAATGGCGTACTCCTATCTATGATTGGATCTCAATGGTACAAGTACTTGGTTTCGTATCAAGGTTATGATTTAACGGTTAGAGTCATTGATGGTCGATCCTAAAGGCTTAGATCGCATCTAAGGTTAGTTTCCTTACTAACACCGAGTACTGAACCTTTGTGGTGATACACCCTTAGTGAGTACTCAATGAGATTGTGGATCCATTCACTTGTGCTGTGTGTATCAGTATACGGTGATACAGATCATATGCACGTCTTTTcacattggatgaagatggggcaACCAGAAAACACAAGTCAGCACTCAATATCTAAGGAGAAAATTCTTCTCCAATGGAGCCCATCTATTCATCTTGTGCCATTTGTACGGTGAGATAGCTCATCAGTTTTCTCAGTAGACTTGTAAGTCGTTTCGCATTGGATGGCCATGGTTAACATAGGAAACACAAGTCCTGTGACCAGTAAGCATCAATGAGAAAATTCTTCTCTGATGGGCCCTCAGTGGAAGAAGATTGTGTCACGCATGCACCTAGTATTTGATGAGATAGGGCATTTACTTTCTTAATATACTCACACGGCTTTTCACATTGGATAAAGATGGGAAAGGACTTGGGAAACACAAGTCTCACCATTAGCGAGCACTCAATGAGATTGTGGATCCATTCATCTGTGCGGTGTGTATCAATGTATGGTATAGAACATTTGCACGTCTTCTcacattggatgaagatggggcaACTAAAAAACACTATTCTATCTAGCAGTCAATATCCAATGAGAAAATTCTTCTCCAGTGGAGCCATCATCAAACTCAAGACATTTTTTCACATTCGATGGAGAGTGACTAGGAAACACAAGTCCAGCCATCAATCAACAGCTAATGAGAAAATTCCTCTCCAATGGGGCTCtcaataaaaaaagaagattGTGTATCCATTCATCTTTGTGAGTTTAGAGTTTTTGGgtatttgttattttattttattttatttattcagATAGGCATATATTGTGTACATCTCATGATTCTGGTGGCCGAGAGAAATGTATAAGCAAGTGAATAACTAATTATCCATTGGAGAATAACCTTATTTTACAAGGACCTATAAAGGCATATTTACTTGGACAGATGTATCAATAGCTATACGAATATTTGTATGTGGTCCTCTAATAATTTTATATGCATGCACATGTTAGTAATGATTTAATAAGCTACACAAGGTCTAACAAGACTATCTAATGACCATTTTACCATCCAAAGCAACCTAAACTAGCTAGTTGAATGGTCTTGATCatatatcaatatcaaagtaaccgaatcaccgaattggttcgatcggagttcgatttgagctgggttcgatccaagtcgagttgagctaaggctagctcgaactcagctcaaactcattttcgagctcaaaaaaccagctcgactcggcaAACTTAGCTTCAAACTAAGTCAAATCGGGcctttttgagtcaagtcgagtgagtgtacacccctagttaaaCATAGACATGCTCTCCAAGATGTTACGGTCGAAAACCAAGAGTGCTCCCCATTCGTAataagttcctgtgcaaggattctgggtggggtgCACTAtgctgtttgtgagaaatccaacctgtaCATCCGTTTTTCAATCACATTTCAAGATATGCGGccaaaaattaggaggatccacAACTCAACTAGGCCATATAAGATAAAACAGTGGGAAaatgaattcctaccgttgaaaccttcttaggcttgGCTTGACCGTTTACAAGGTCATTTTtagtgggatgaagtgaaaaaactaaAAACTTAGACTGATACAAaccttttgtggccatataaatatttcaacagttGTCACAAAATCCCCgatgtttcctcttgtgtgacccattttagtcttggatccacctcatttttggtaaaatatcctaaaatgtgattgaaaaacggatgaatgggttggatttctcacaaacagtgTAGTGGGCTCCACTCAGAATCCttgcctgcgaaaggctttcgcactAAATCCGCGTCCATTACACAATCTATcgtaacaaataataataataatccatatAAATGCGTACCTTTTGGGATCTTTTTATGTACATGCACCTCTCGAAATATTTAAAACATGACAGGTAAGTTTGGAAATAAGGAGAAAAAACGGTCTCTTACCCCTTGACCAAGATCAAACGATGGAATTGTGCCCTTAATGTTCTAAAATGGCAAATTTGCTCTTAGAATCTTTCTTTTTTATGCATATAACCCATTGCAATGCTAGGCATATGAAAGATCCTAGAAGGACCACGTAAAGTCcattaatataattatatattaatacACAAGAATGTGAGGGGTTAAGcctagagtaaatggttgtttgacatagcATTAGAGCTGCGAATcgcaccaaatggacggtgcctGAGAAAAATCcctccccccaaaaaaaaaaacaagtagaaGATAGGGGCCGTAGGTCTGTCAACGGGCTGGACACAGGTAAGTCTCTGTACGGATTTTGAAGTCATTCGGTGCGGGCCTTCGGGCCGGCCCTTTCAAAATTCCATTGACACCCGTAGTTGGCTGGGCAAATCATCAATGAGGCCTGGTCTGTAGATAAAAGAAGAATCGATTCACTCTATATTTGTCATTCCTGCGTTCACGAACTCGATCATGGAGCTACCGCCCATGAGCGTAAGAGCGTTTTGGTCCTTCCTTTTCCACACGATCCTTCTCTCTTCCGTGGAAGTACCATGGTTGTTGGGATCTGCTGCTAACTTCTCCAACGAAACCGATCGGCTTGCGTTGCTCGACTTCAAACATCTGATAACCGACGACCCTCACCGTTCCATGAGATCTTGGAACCATACTCTCCACTTCTGTCAGTGGCAAGGAGTCACATGCGGTCGCAAGCATCCTCAAAGGGTCACTGCCTTGAACCTAACTGGCCAGAACTTGGTGGGCACCATATCTCCCTTCATAGCAAACCTCACCTTCCTCAGGAGAATCCTTCTTGAAGACAACAACTTTCATGGCGCGATTCCTCAGGAGATAGGTCAGTTGTTCCGCTTGCGGTTTATTAGTCTGGTCAATAACTCATTCACTGGAGAAATTCCGGCAAATCTGACCCACTGTACACAACTCCAAGTCCTTCGTCTTTCCGGAAATCGACTCACAAGGAAGATTCCAACTGAGCTTGGCTCTCTATTGAAGCTCACGGAATTAAGTCTTCGTATGAATAATCTTATAGGAAGCATCCCAccttcacttggaaacctttcgtatctcttttttttttatctctcAGAAAATAGTCTGGAGGGCAGTATACCAGATGAACTTCATCGATTGGTTAACTTAAACTTTCTTCTCATAAGTGAAAATGAACTGTCAGGTACGATTCCACCAAGCCTATACAATCTCTCATCTCTTTATGTTTTGGACGTGGGAGTGAACAGATTGCATGGAAACCTCCCACCTAACTTAGGCCTCACTCTTCCTAATCTCCAAAACCTTTATGCCCCAAGAAACTATTTCACAGGACCCATACCAGTGTCATTACCCAATGCTTCTGGACTCGTAATTATCGACCTTGGTCGCAATAGTTTTAGCGGATCTGTGCCTCTGAATTTTGGAAGCCTCAAGGGTCTCTCCTTCTTTGTTTTGGGGGAAAATGAGCTTGGAATTGGGAAAGCACGTGACTTGGGTTTTCTCAATTCTTTGACCAATTGCAGTAGCTTACGAGTGCTGGATATAAGCAAAAATCATCTCAGTGGTGAGTTGCCAGACTCCATTGCTAATCTCTCGACTCAACTGACGTTTCTATCTTTTGGAAGTAACAGGATATTTGGAAGCATCCCATCTGGAATTCAGAATCTTGTCAGCTTAACAGTGTTGGGTATGGAAGATAACTTGTTAACAGGTACGATTCCTGTTGGTGTTGTGAAGCTTAAAAAGGTGGAATTTCTTTCCTTCGGTAGAAATGAATTATCAGGGCAAATTCCGTCTTCCTTAGATAACATCACCAGATTATACATATTCAGTTTACAAGAAAACAATCTATCGGGGAGCATACCTTCAACTCTTGGTAATTGCAAAAACTTGCAATTCATGTACCTCGACAATAATTACTTTAACAGTAGCTTACCCAAACAAGTTTTCAGCATTATATCTCTGATTGAAGTCCAAGTTCAAAACAATTTTTTAACTGATATGCCATATGAAGCCGGTGACTTGAAAGCTCTTGGAACATTAGCTGTTTCTAATAATAAATTGTCGGGAAAAATTCCAAGCTGGCTAGGCAATTGTCTCAGCCTAGAGTATCTCTGGTTGGATGGGAACTTCTTTCAAGGATCAATTCCTCCAGCATTTAGTACTCTAAGGGGCCTTCAATACCTGGATCTTTCACGCAACAACTTGTCTGGAAAGATTCCACAGTACCTGGAGAACCTTTCAGCTTTGAATTatctaaatctatctttcaataatTTTGAGGGTGAATTACCAAAACAAGGGGTCTTCAGAAACGCCAGTGAAGTTTCAGTGCTCGGAAATAGTAAGCTTTGTGGGGGCGTTCCAGAATTACAATTGCCTCCATGCCCTAGCCAAGCTTTCAAGAAACGTGGGATGTCACTTGCTTCAAAAGTGAAAATCTCAATAATTGTTGCTGTCCTGTGTCTTATTTCATTATCATGTTTCCTTACCACTCTTTGTTGGGTAAGAAAGGCGAGAAGAAAATCTTCTGCTGTGCCTTCTGTGGAGGATCCTTTCATGAACGTGTCTTATGCAGAGCTCTTTAAAGCAACAGATGGGTTCTCTTCTTCAAATCTGATTGGCACGGGAAGTTTTGGTTCTGTGTATAAAGGAATGCTAGATCGTGATGGAACTCTTATCGCCGTCAAAGTCCTCAACCTTTTGCAACAAGGAGCTCTGGGGAGCTTCATGGCTGAATGCGAAGCCTTGAGAAACATTAAGCATCGGAATCTTATTAAAGTCTTGACTTGTTGCTCAAGCACTGATTTTAAGGGAAACGACTTCAAGGCTTTGGTTTTTGAGTACATGCTCAATGGAAGTCTAGAGAAGTGGTTGCACAAAGATGAGCACGACCAATTGAGAAGGAATTTAAATTTTATTGAAAGGCTAAATATAGCTATTGATGTAGCTTTTGTATTGGATTATCTACATCACCATTGCCAAACACCAATCGTTCATCATGATTTAAAACCGAGTAACATTCTTCTTGATAATGACATGATTGCTCATGTGAGTGACTTCGGGTTAGCGAGGTTCATATCTGAAGATGCTCAATCCAGCTCGGTTGGCATAAAGGGATCTATTGGCTACATCGCTCCAGGTAAcaatttcatctatttccttttattattatttcacaAAGAAAGTGGAGaccaaaaaaatcaagtggatctAATTAATTATTAAGTGGATCaagccatagaaaacaatgatatatatatgtgtgtgtgtgtgtgtgtgtgtgtgtgtgtgtgtgtggtgcacTTAATgattggatcaaactcatttttgaagTATCCCTTTTTTGTTTTTGGGGTGGATGGCCATGCTAGACAGGGGAGCTGTCATGTTAAAGCTTTTGAGGATGGGAAGTTGTCAACCATTTCCAAATGGTTTTCTAGCCCCACACATGCTTACTTTGGCATGTGGAACAGGTAGCTCTTAGCATGAACCAAATGCAAAAGTAGGCCCATCAAATCATTAGAGCAGTTTTAAGAGGCATGCTAAATATACTCATTCAAATGACATATTTGGCCTCCCGGATGTGGACTGTCCAACTTCTGCACATCTTATACCTGGGGAGCATCCCACATTCACATCTCCCACAAAGTTACCTTGTTAGCACTATTTTGCCTGTGGGGTAAACT
This region of Magnolia sinica isolate HGM2019 chromosome 1, MsV1, whole genome shotgun sequence genomic DNA includes:
- the LOC131236461 gene encoding probable LRR receptor-like serine/threonine-protein kinase At3g47570, translating into MELPPMSVRAFWSFLFHTILLSSVEVPWLLGSAANFSNETDRLALLDFKHLITDDPHRSMRSWNHTLHFCQWQGVTCGRKHPQRVTALNLTGQNLVGTISPFIANLTFLRRILLEDNNFHGAIPQEIGQLFRLRFISLVNNSFTGEIPANLTHCTQLQVLRLSGNRLTRKIPTELGSLLKLTELSLRMNNLIGSIPPSLGNLSYLFFFYLSENSLEGSIPDELHRLVNLNFLLISENELSGTIPPSLYNLSSLYVLDVGVNRLHGNLPPNLGLTLPNLQNLYAPRNYFTGPIPVSLPNASGLVIIDLGRNSFSGSVPLNFGSLKGLSFFVLGENELGIGKARDLGFLNSLTNCSSLRVLDISKNHLSGELPDSIANLSTQLTFLSFGSNRIFGSIPSGIQNLVSLTVLGMEDNLLTGTIPVGVVKLKKVEFLSFGRNELSGQIPSSLDNITRLYIFSLQENNLSGSIPSTLGNCKNLQFMYLDNNYFNSSLPKQVFSIISLIEVQVQNNFLTDMPYEAGDLKALGTLAVSNNKLSGKIPSWLGNCLSLEYLWLDGNFFQGSIPPAFSTLRGLQYLDLSRNNLSGKIPQYLENLSALNYLNLSFNNFEGELPKQGVFRNASEVSVLGNSKLCGGVPELQLPPCPSQAFKKRGMSLASKVKISIIVAVLCLISLSCFLTTLCWVRKARRKSSAVPSVEDPFMNVSYAELFKATDGFSSSNLIGTGSFGSVYKGMLDRDGTLIAVKVLNLLQQGALGSFMAECEALRNIKHRNLIKVLTCCSSTDFKGNDFKALVFEYMLNGSLEKWLHKDEHDQLRRNLNFIERLNIAIDVAFVLDYLHHHCQTPIVHHDLKPSNILLDNDMIAHVSDFGLARFISEDAQSSSVGIKGSIGYIAPEYAMGGKASTQGDVYSYGILILEMITGKGPTDDMFTDNLSLHHFAKLALPEQLLEIVDPFLLEETKVTQDSRNDINTKERMQDCLISMVKIGVLCSSESPRERMGMKDVVNKMHAIKDLYLGARIHQDIQVRSGLSGEGPSYLGHY